The following is a genomic window from Bdellovibrionota bacterium.
ACGAGTTGAATTTGAATAAAAAGATGAACGTATTCCGGACAATAATCCGAAATGCCTACCTTTCATTACAAAAGTAGGCGGTCTTTGAATAGTGAGATTCCCTGAAATTTTGATCGCATTGCTTGAAGAAAAATTCATTCGGACGGTATTTGTCCTCTCGGTAGGTGCGAGGTTCTTGCGTCATAAACCCTTCTTCGATGTCGCCAACAGGATTGCTGTTATCCATAGTATCTAAGTCTCCAGAAGCGCAGGAGCCTAAAGTTAAGGATGACAGTAGTAAAAATAGCAGAATCAGAACGCTTTTCATCAGCATTCATATCGGACAAATGACCTTGTCTCTCGAGTTTTTTACGATTAAGATGAGATCATGTTTTTCCAAAGAACCATTAGAGAAAGAGTCACAGTAGAAGGCATCGGAATTCACACGGGCGAGAAAGCTGCTCTACACTTTTGTCCAGCTCCCGCGGACTTTGGAATTCATTTCGTAAGAACGGATCTTCCTGGAAGACCTTCGATTCCACTCGATATCAGAAGAGTTCAAGCAACCTTTATGGCAACAACGTTAGGAGGAGATCAATTCTACGTTTCGACGGTTGAGCACTGCTTATCTTCTCTTGCTGCTTTGAGAGTGGACAATCTGATCATCGAACTTGATGGACCAGAAATTCCTATCGTTGATGGAAGCGCAAAGCCATTTTTGGATGCATTCATTAAAGTGGGAGTTGTTGAACTTGAGCAGCCTAGAAAGTATTTTTACATCACACAACCGATTCATGTGGGTGATGAAAATAAATATGCCTATGTAGTGCCTTACAATGGGTTGAGAGTGACTTGCGTGATTGATTTCCCGCATCCCGCGATTGGTAGGCAAGAAGTGGATTTTGATATCAACGAACACGTTTTCAAAAAAGAAATCGCAGCGGCTAGAACTTTTGGATTTATGAAAGACGTAGAAGCGTTGAAAGCCAAAGGATTGATCAAGGGCGGAAGCTTAGATAATGCCGTCGTTCTTGATGACGAAAAGATTTTGAACCCAGGCGGATTGAGATTTAAAGATGAATTTGTGAGGCATAAAGTCTTAGATACCTTAGGTGATCTTGTGACTCTAGGAGCTCCTCTCATGGGTCACGTTGTACTCTATAAATCGGGTCACGATATGATGAATAAGTTCATTCAGAAGGTTTTAGAGAGTAAAGAGTCCACAAAGAGAATGGAGCTCGGGACACACATTGATGAATTTGAGATGACTTCTTTTGGTAACTTCATGCCAGCAAAACGTTTGTAGATCGGACAATAATCCGAAAACTGTCTTTTTTTAAATTTAAAACAAATATAATAAATTAAACTCTGGTCTGAAAAATGCAAAAGCGAAGATGCCTTCGCAAAACTTCGCTTTTGGATGAACCTCTTTGTTCCAAAAAACAAAGGAGGTCCGATATGAAATACAAACCAGTATTTCTTATTCGGAGTATTTTAGAAATTATTAAAGCTATTCTTTGGATAATTTTATTGGTTTCGAAGATCTTAAACGTTCTCTAATTCTCTATGGAATTAGCCTAGACTTATTAATTGGTAAGACCAAGGACAGGACTTTAAATCTGGAAATATAGAGTTCAGTCTAGAGAAGTTCTGCGAGGGCGCTTAAGTTATGATTTATAAGAAATGAAAATTATTTCTTGCAGATGGGGGAGGTGAGTTCAGTTGCGTTTCCGTAATCCTCTTCAATCCCTGCTTTTGTAGGATCATGCTTTATAAGCCGAATCGTGCATTTGGTCTTGTCTAAAATATTCAATTTAAAATTCTCATTCACTGTAGCATTAGCACAAGAAATAATGATGGATTTTTTTGTTTTCTCATCTAAGAAAACCAGTTCATTGATATGCTGATCCAGTTTAGGGAAGCTTGAAGAAATTGGAGGTAGTGAGTTTCTAAAAATCTCTGCCTTCTTCCCCTCAAAGCTCAGAGAAATTTCTGATGTATCGTCTGGAGATTTGGCAGCACTAATTTTTTCTACTCGGAGAAAGCGGGGTCCCTCTTGTGCAAAGGAATTTAAACTCAAAATCATTAAAAATAGCAAAATTAAAAACATTGTTTTCACTGAAATCCTCCAAATCCTAAAGTTCTTCCTACTTTCTAAAGGAATAAATCTTTTAGATCTGAAGTCGCAAGGCATACTTAATTTGTGGTTAAATCTATTTATTTTTTTTGAAAAATTAATAGATTAGTTTGTAAGTATTCTGATATTTCCCCACTCTTCGGTTCGAATTGAAGGAACTCTGTGTGCCTTAAGGCGTCTTAAGACTTCTTTGTGAGGATGACCATAAGCTTTTTTACGTGCGCTGATTATAGCCTGATTTATTTTTGTATTTTTGAGAAAGAATTCAGAGGTGCTAGTGTTGCTTCCATGGTGGCTGACAGAGAGCCACTTTATTCTTCTGTTTCTTAGAAGAGGTGACCAAATTTTTTCTATTTTTTTCGTAGAGTCTCCGGGAGACAAGAGTTTGTTTTTATAAATAAAAATCTGACTGAGATCATTATCCAGCTTGCTTTTAGGATAATTGAATTTTAATTTTTCAACAAAAGAATATGCTTTTTCACACAAGGGAATCTTTAAAGTGGCCAGTTTATAGGATTTCGCGACTCCTTGTGGTCTCACAGCAATACAAACTCTCTGGAAATTC
Proteins encoded in this region:
- a CDS encoding hydrolase; the protein is MSLNLQNQIVFWNIGQGQWITAIDSKNCYHFDVGGEFFNPKNISESCSKKQNIIYYSHWDWDHIGLTSKLKNFQRVCIAVRPQGVAKSYKLATLKIPLCEKAYSFVEKLKFNYPKSKLDNDLSQIFIYKNKLLSPGDSTKKIEKIWSPLLRNRRIKWLSVSHHGSNTSTSEFFLKNTKINQAIISARKKAYGHPHKEVLRRLKAHRVPSIRTEEWGNIRILTN
- the lpxC gene encoding UDP-3-O-acyl-N-acetylglucosamine deacetylase — protein: MFFQRTIRERVTVEGIGIHTGEKAALHFCPAPADFGIHFVRTDLPGRPSIPLDIRRVQATFMATTLGGDQFYVSTVEHCLSSLAALRVDNLIIELDGPEIPIVDGSAKPFLDAFIKVGVVELEQPRKYFYITQPIHVGDENKYAYVVPYNGLRVTCVIDFPHPAIGRQEVDFDINEHVFKKEIAAARTFGFMKDVEALKAKGLIKGGSLDNAVVLDDEKILNPGGLRFKDEFVRHKVLDTLGDLVTLGAPLMGHVVLYKSGHDMMNKFIQKVLESKESTKRMELGTHIDEFEMTSFGNFMPAKRL